From Poecilia reticulata strain Guanapo linkage group LG3, Guppy_female_1.0+MT, whole genome shotgun sequence:
AGAACCATCAAGAATCCCATCACAAACTCCAAAATACTTGCTGCTGTTATTCCAGTGAAAGAGgattccacttcacaattatactCTGTGTAaagtctatcacataaaaatgcattggcgtcaacaaaatgtgaaaaagtaaaatgggTATGGGCGCTTTATAAAAGCGCATGAACTGCTCACCAGACGTCCAGGACCAAGACCTTTGACTACAACACGAACAAACGTAACTCCTTTTACTGTGGCTTTCTGTTtggaagaacaacaacaacaaaaaatacagataaatataCTGTGTTTATATAGAGGACATATTAGTCTTCCAACAGGTCGACAGTACAAATCATACTGTACTCATTAACCAGGAGTGGTGAACCAGCAGAATCATGGGAGGCTTCACTAATACCAAAAACATTCTGCAGACATAATCAGCTCCACTGGTCAGGGACCACAGATCTGACAGACAGACGTCCTGCTCTGCCCGAGCATCAGAGGAGAAAACTCACCGCGGCAGCAGAGATGCCAGCAGTCTGCGCGGCGATGGGCGTCGACTTCTTGCTGTTCTTGAAGCCTTCTGTGCCACAGGACGTCCGGACCAAAGACTGTCCTGAGCTGTCTGTAAGCTGGATGTGTGTGCTGGTGAAGGATGGAAAAGCTTACTCCGTGAACTGCTctcaaagtatttatttttaacacagtaATACAGACTTTTGACTGTATTTGGGCAGCcaggtaaaagaaaacattgtgcTTCCTTCATGAAAATACGTTAGAGGTAGGTCGACCCTCACCCCTGGAAAATTCAATGGACAAACGGCATGACAAACAGGTTCCGCATGGTAAATTAGATTGATGCTCACCAATAGCCAAAGATTTGCCTCAGTTTCAGATTAGTGAGATGGGAGTCAAATAGCAACCTGCGGGCAGACATTGTCTTTGATTCCACAGGTGGTCAGCCCAATCTCTTTGATTTTATAAAGTCACTAGAATATGTTTCTCCCATctcattttaaagagacacaacTGTTTGTAATTGGAGTTTAGATTTGGcctaaaaaatgtcaaactaacCTGGCCTGAGCCTGTAAGTGTCGTCTCTGTTCTAACTAATCAACTTGAATTTTAAGCCTGGTAAACGATACATATTACTTTAAGACTTTACTGAGTTTGATTTTAAGACCTTCATTTTAGTAACTAGTGTaacttctgctgtttttaactgaatttaattaGTAACTCCACTTACTTGTTGTATGTTGCTTTTATGTGAATAATTGGTAACTCTTCAAACTTCTTCCCAGCCCATCTCAGTGGACTGTCTTCACCAGGCATCGGGGGAAAATAGCTGAAAGATTGAAAATGGAATGAGCAAAGCAACATCGAAAGACAACATCGAAAGACAACACATCAGTAACCACAACTACTCAATTTGTTTACGTCTGCTTTGCAAAGCCAAGATGTCCAGCTGCTAATatacttttttgggggggggaacaCAGCATAAGTGAGTAGACATCCTTCTGAAGCATTATGACGGACTGATGGACTACAGTGTGCAGACCTGAAGTCTTTCCCCGTGCTAGCTTCCGCCTCCT
This genomic window contains:
- the mrps11 gene encoding small ribosomal subunit protein uS11m translates to MFNFRCVFNSASALCRQLLTPLNVNGTISQCGSRRLPQQRPLFLSSVRHQEAEASTGKDFSYFPPMPGEDSPLRWAGKKFEELPIIHIKATYNNTHIQLTDSSGQSLVRTSCGTEGFKNSKKSTPIAAQTAGISAAAKATVKGVTFVRVVVKGLGPGRLSAIKGLTMGGLQVVSITDDTPVPHNGCRPRKARRI